In Polaribacter sp. Hel_I_88, the following proteins share a genomic window:
- a CDS encoding transposase — protein sequence MKIRRISDFQYSFSFLSSTEELEKFKARFLMSDLGKIYSAIPWKNLVKSFKITEAIKGPDCIFSPQGKLGLMFLKHYACCSDKRLIEQLNSNYNYQFFCGIYLGFDTLENYKIVSQIRCELAADLNISSTEKILFNYWSKYIDEQEKATTDATCYESEVRYPTDQKLLKESVDWCYKQMKIICKSLGVKLPRTKYLKWSKRYVGYSKMRRKTTKKRTSITRAFLKLLRKLLAEIKTLEKQHYFTMPNRFYKTLNTVKKIFSQQYLLFEKGEKPKNRIVSISKDYLRPIVRGKEIKKVEFGAKVNKLQIDGINFIQKISFDNFNEGTQFKNTVYKAQGLTNRKIKILGADAIYATNKNRVFATSNHIQTDFKPKGRPSKHHKEQKKLKKMITKERASRLEGGFGKEKEHYHLKKIKAKTKPTEILWIFFGIHTANCLEIGRRMQNQILQKVA from the coding sequence ATGAAAATACGAAGAATTTCTGACTTCCAGTACTCTTTTTCTTTTTTATCCTCTACAGAGGAATTAGAAAAATTCAAAGCACGTTTTTTAATGTCTGATTTAGGTAAAATTTACAGTGCAATTCCTTGGAAAAATTTAGTCAAATCATTTAAAATTACAGAAGCTATCAAAGGACCAGACTGTATTTTTAGCCCTCAAGGAAAATTAGGTTTAATGTTTTTAAAACATTATGCTTGTTGTTCTGATAAGCGTTTGATTGAGCAGTTGAATTCCAATTATAATTATCAGTTTTTTTGTGGTATTTATTTAGGATTTGATACCCTTGAAAACTATAAAATAGTGAGTCAAATACGTTGCGAATTAGCTGCTGATTTAAACATTAGTTCAACAGAAAAAATACTATTTAATTATTGGAGTAAATATATTGATGAACAAGAAAAAGCAACAACAGATGCCACTTGTTATGAGAGTGAAGTTCGCTATCCAACAGATCAAAAACTATTGAAAGAATCTGTTGACTGGTGCTATAAACAAATGAAGATAATTTGTAAATCTTTAGGTGTAAAACTTCCTAGAACCAAATACTTGAAATGGTCAAAAAGATATGTTGGTTATAGTAAAATGCGAAGAAAAACAACAAAGAAAAGAACCTCCATAACAAGAGCTTTTTTAAAACTATTACGCAAATTATTAGCGGAGATTAAAACTCTTGAAAAACAACATTATTTTACAATGCCAAATCGTTTTTATAAAACACTAAATACAGTAAAAAAAATATTCTCACAACAGTATTTACTGTTTGAGAAAGGAGAAAAACCAAAGAATAGAATCGTAAGCATAAGCAAAGATTACTTACGTCCAATAGTGAGAGGAAAAGAGATAAAAAAAGTAGAATTTGGGGCAAAAGTAAACAAACTTCAAATTGATGGAATTAACTTTATACAGAAAATAAGTTTTGATAACTTTAATGAAGGGACACAATTTAAAAATACAGTTTATAAGGCACAAGGATTAACCAATAGGAAAATTAAAATACTTGGTGCAGATGCTATTTATGCAACGAATAAGAACAGAGTTTTTGCAACTTCAAACCATATACAAACAGACTTCAAACCTAAAGGAAGACCTTCAAAGCATCATAAAGAGCAAAAAAAGCTCAAAAAAATGATTACCAAAGAAAGAGCTTCTAGATTAGAGGGGGGTTTTGGTAAAGAAAAGGAACATTATCATCTAAAAAAGATAAAAGCGAAAACCAAACCAACAGAAATACTTTGGATATTCTTTGGTATTCATACTGCAAATTGCCTTGAAATTGGCAGAAGAATGCAAAATCAAATTTTACAAAAAGTAGCCTAA
- a CDS encoding OmpH family outer membrane protein has product MKLKFTLLLVAFISTIAIAQTKTGTINSDYIINNMPEYEIVVSRSQEYGARLDSTFSIKMADYQTRVKDFRDKEKEMGALMKKTLVQELTALEQDVKKYQDNGNKLMQLKQNELMRPLYKKLNLAIDEVAKENGYTHILTSTGNQFAYIDQKFDITKLVMEKLNIKVPEVKEPEQN; this is encoded by the coding sequence ATGAAATTAAAATTTACTTTATTATTAGTTGCTTTTATAAGCACTATTGCAATTGCTCAAACAAAAACAGGAACTATCAACAGCGATTATATTATAAATAATATGCCAGAATATGAGATTGTTGTTTCAAGATCTCAAGAATATGGAGCAAGATTAGATTCTACGTTCTCTATTAAAATGGCAGATTATCAAACTCGTGTAAAAGACTTTAGAGATAAGGAAAAAGAAATGGGTGCTTTAATGAAAAAAACATTGGTTCAAGAATTAACAGCTCTTGAGCAAGATGTAAAAAAATATCAAGATAATGGAAACAAACTCATGCAATTAAAACAAAACGAGTTAATGCGTCCATTATATAAAAAACTGAATCTTGCCATCGATGAAGTTGCTAAGGAAAATGGATATACTCATATTTTAACAAGTACTGGAAACCAGTTTGCTTACATAGATCAAAAGTTTGATATTACAAAACTAGTAATGGAAAAATTAAACATTAAAGTACCAGAAGTTAAAGAACCTGAACAAAATTAA
- a CDS encoding DUF2254 domain-containing protein — translation MKDRILQFFRKVYHLKDKIAFYPTIISLAGCVFAYIMMYAESKGISNYLIEFLPQLVINNTETARNILTTFIGGLISIMVFSFSMVMILLNQASSNFSPRLLPGLISNRKHQIILGIYIATILYCIFILVFIEPSGNKYQLPGFSVLWSIIFMVFSLGSFIYFIHSISQEIQIEFIMKRISTTAHKKLQKLLDLEKDKEFNFPDTSNWIDFESKETGYFQDVSIKIIKEIVLKQECKVEVVAQKGTLCYKGDVLFKIEKELEENNTDKIYKAFDFSNDEFIEDNYLIAFKHLKEIALKAMSPGINDPGTAMNAIDYLHELFKLRILKEEKDYIFEEEKCIILLHIVAFEDLLYKVMASLRTYCKHDVIIVKKILLFLKDLKTYTSKDDKIKIINKEIENFLADAKIAITNKTDLEKLENI, via the coding sequence ATGAAAGATAGAATTTTACAATTCTTTAGAAAAGTTTATCACTTAAAAGATAAAATTGCTTTTTATCCTACTATTATTTCTTTAGCTGGGTGTGTGTTTGCATATATAATGATGTATGCAGAAAGTAAAGGAATCTCAAACTATTTAATAGAATTTTTACCACAGTTAGTAATCAATAATACTGAAACTGCCAGAAATATTTTAACAACATTTATTGGAGGTTTAATTTCAATTATGGTGTTTAGTTTTTCTATGGTGATGATTTTATTAAATCAGGCTTCTAGTAATTTTTCGCCAAGATTGTTGCCAGGATTAATATCAAATAGAAAACATCAAATAATTTTAGGCATTTATATCGCTACTATTTTATACTGTATTTTTATTTTAGTTTTTATTGAACCTTCAGGCAATAAATACCAACTTCCTGGCTTTTCTGTACTTTGGAGTATTATTTTTATGGTTTTTTCACTGGGCTCTTTTATCTACTTTATTCATTCAATATCGCAAGAAATTCAAATTGAATTTATAATGAAGAGAATTAGTACAACTGCGCATAAAAAATTGCAAAAACTATTAGATTTAGAAAAAGATAAAGAATTTAATTTTCCAGATACTTCTAATTGGATTGATTTTGAATCGAAAGAAACTGGTTATTTTCAAGATGTTTCCATAAAAATTATTAAGGAAATTGTACTTAAACAAGAATGTAAAGTAGAAGTTGTTGCCCAAAAAGGTACACTTTGTTATAAAGGAGATGTTCTTTTTAAAATTGAAAAAGAATTAGAAGAAAATAATACTGATAAAATATATAAAGCGTTTGATTTTTCGAATGATGAATTTATAGAAGATAATTATTTAATAGCCTTTAAACACCTAAAAGAAATTGCTTTAAAAGCGATGTCTCCAGGAATAAATGATCCAGGAACAGCTATGAATGCTATCGATTATTTACACGAATTATTTAAGCTAAGAATTTTAAAAGAAGAAAAAGATTATATTTTTGAAGAAGAAAAATGTATTATTTTATTACATATTGTAGCTTTCGAGGATCTACTTTATAAAGTAATGGCATCTTTAAGAACCTATTGTAAACACGATGTTATTATAGTAAAAAAGATACTTTTATTTTTAAAAGATCTAAAAACATATACCTCTAAAGACGATAAAATTAAAATTATCAACAAAGAAATAGAAAACTTTTTGGCAGATGCAAAAATTGCCATTACCAATAAAACTGATTTAGAAAAACTAGAAAATATTTAA
- the miaA gene encoding tRNA (adenosine(37)-N6)-dimethylallyltransferase MiaA: MKNTLITIVGPTAIGKTALSIVLANHFKSDIISCDSRQFFKEMTIGTAVPSINELNAAKHHFIQNRSIFDAYNVGEFERDALAKLEELFLENPIQIMVGGSGLYVDAVLKGLDYFPEVDPQIRENLTKELKEQGIESLQNKLQELDIETYNNIALDNPHRIMRALEVCIGSGKTYSEFKNKPKEPRNFNCIKIGLTAEREIIYSRINQRVDIMIKNGLIKEAKNLHQHKNLNALQTVGYRELFSYFDTNFTMEFAISEIKKNTRRFAKRQITWFKRDEETLWFDYKSDAKKIISEIENRIKNER, from the coding sequence ATGAAAAATACGTTGATAACCATCGTTGGTCCTACAGCAATTGGTAAAACTGCTTTAAGTATAGTTTTAGCTAATCATTTTAAAAGTGATATTATTTCTTGCGATTCAAGACAATTCTTTAAAGAAATGACTATTGGAACTGCTGTTCCTTCTATTAATGAACTAAATGCTGCAAAACATCATTTTATACAAAACAGAAGTATTTTTGATGCTTATAATGTTGGCGAATTCGAAAGAGATGCTTTAGCAAAATTAGAAGAATTGTTTTTAGAAAATCCAATACAAATTATGGTTGGTGGTAGTGGTTTGTATGTGGATGCTGTTTTAAAAGGATTGGATTATTTTCCTGAAGTTGATCCACAAATAAGAGAAAACTTAACAAAAGAACTTAAAGAACAGGGCATTGAAAGTTTACAAAACAAACTACAAGAATTAGACATAGAAACCTATAATAACATTGCTTTAGACAATCCTCATAGAATAATGAGAGCGTTAGAAGTTTGTATTGGTTCTGGTAAAACATATTCCGAATTTAAAAACAAACCTAAAGAACCAAGAAATTTTAACTGTATAAAAATTGGTTTAACTGCAGAAAGAGAAATCATTTACAGCAGAATAAACCAACGAGTAGATATAATGATTAAAAATGGTTTAATTAAAGAAGCAAAAAACCTACATCAACATAAAAACTTAAACGCATTACAAACGGTTGGCTATAGAGAATTATTTTCTTATTTTGATACTAATTTTACAATGGAATTCGCCATTTCAGAAATCAAAAAAAATACAAGACGCTTTGCAAAAAGACAAATAACCTGGTTTAAAAGAGACGAAGAAACACTGTGGTTTGATTATAAATCGGACGCAAAAAAAATTATTAGTGAAATTGAAAATAGGATAAAAAATGAAAGATAG
- a CDS encoding ion transporter, translating to MEKTTKKISWREKIHEIIYEADTQEGKLFDVILLVVIIASILLVMLESVKSFDAKFHEYLYIGEWIITIFFSVEYILRIISIKKPLKYVLSFYGIIDLLATIPMYLSFILVGSHSLVALRALRLLRVFRILKLARYTGASEKLKLAMRASKAKISVFLFFVIIVCIILGTIMYMVEGAENGFTNIPKSIYWAIVTLTTVGFGDIAPQTPLGQLIASVIMILGYAIIAIPTGIVSSELTKSTLSEDNNTQSCPTCLKEKHKDKAVFCYNCGSVLNP from the coding sequence TTGGAAAAAACAACAAAAAAAATATCTTGGAGAGAAAAAATTCATGAAATTATTTATGAAGCAGATACACAAGAAGGTAAACTTTTTGATGTTATTCTGTTAGTTGTAATTATTGCCAGTATTTTATTGGTAATGTTAGAGAGTGTAAAAAGTTTTGATGCTAAATTTCATGAATACTTATATATTGGTGAATGGATTATTACCATCTTTTTTTCGGTTGAATATATTTTAAGGATAATTTCTATTAAAAAACCTTTGAAATATGTTTTAAGTTTTTATGGTATTATAGATTTATTGGCAACCATACCAATGTATTTATCATTTATTTTAGTAGGTTCTCACAGTTTAGTTGCTTTAAGAGCTCTGCGTTTATTGCGTGTTTTTAGAATTTTAAAACTTGCAAGATATACAGGAGCATCAGAAAAATTAAAACTAGCCATGAGAGCTAGTAAAGCTAAAATATCTGTATTTCTTTTCTTTGTTATAATTGTTTGTATTATTCTTGGCACTATCATGTATATGGTTGAGGGTGCAGAAAATGGTTTTACAAACATTCCTAAAAGTATTTATTGGGCAATAGTAACATTAACAACAGTTGGTTTTGGTGATATTGCACCACAAACACCTTTAGGCCAACTAATAGCAAGTGTTATTATGATTTTAGGATACGCTATTATTGCAATTCCAACAGGTATTGTAAGTTCTGAGTTAACAAAATCTACTTTAAGCGAAGATAACAATACACAATCTTGCCCAACTTGTTTAAAAGAAAAGCACAAAGATAAAGCTGTTTTTTGTTACAATTGTGGAAGCGTTTTAAATCCGTAA
- the fahA gene encoding fumarylacetoacetase: protein MIITANNPKRKSWLKVKENSDFPIQNIPFGVFITRDDIITIGSRIGDFAIDLGAFHQLGYFEGIPLTDDMFLQDNLNDFIADGRKTWRLVRNRIAEVFDVTNGSLRDNANHKDKIIFRMEEVEMLLPVAVGDYTDFYSSKEHATNVGSLFRDPENALLPNWLHIPVGYHGRSSSIVPSGTPIRRPYGQTKPAEGSNTPGFGPTKLLDFELEMAFITTDANVLGERIPIEETEEYIFGLVQFNDWSARDIQAWEYVPLGPFLGKSFASTISPWIVTLDALEPFRTENPKQVVEPLPYLKQEGKGSYDINLQVGIKPENGEETVVAKSNFKYMYWTMAQQLAHHTVNGCPVEAGDMMGSGTISGPTKDSYGSMLELTWKGQNPVKLKDGTTRKFINDNDTVIMRAHCKNDKVRIGFGECVGKVLPAK from the coding sequence ATGATCATAACAGCAAACAACCCAAAAAGAAAATCTTGGTTAAAAGTAAAAGAAAATTCAGATTTCCCTATCCAAAATATTCCTTTTGGCGTTTTTATAACTAGAGATGATATTATTACCATTGGAAGTAGAATTGGAGATTTTGCCATAGATTTAGGCGCATTTCATCAATTAGGGTATTTTGAAGGCATTCCTTTAACAGACGATATGTTTCTGCAAGATAATTTAAATGATTTTATTGCTGATGGAAGAAAAACATGGAGATTGGTTCGTAATAGAATTGCTGAAGTTTTTGATGTAACCAATGGTTCTTTAAGAGATAATGCCAACCATAAAGATAAAATTATTTTTAGAATGGAAGAAGTAGAAATGCTGTTGCCAGTTGCTGTTGGCGATTATACAGATTTTTACTCAAGTAAAGAACACGCAACAAATGTGGGTTCATTATTTAGAGATCCAGAGAATGCATTATTACCAAATTGGTTGCACATTCCTGTGGGTTATCATGGAAGAAGTTCTTCTATTGTGCCTTCTGGAACACCAATAAGAAGACCTTATGGACAAACAAAACCTGCTGAAGGAAGCAATACTCCAGGATTTGGCCCAACAAAATTATTAGATTTTGAGTTAGAAATGGCTTTTATTACTACAGATGCCAATGTTTTAGGAGAAAGAATACCAATTGAAGAAACAGAAGAATATATTTTTGGTTTGGTACAATTTAACGATTGGTCTGCAAGAGATATTCAAGCTTGGGAATATGTGCCTTTAGGGCCGTTTTTAGGAAAGAGTTTTGCTTCTACGATTTCTCCTTGGATTGTTACTTTAGATGCTTTAGAACCTTTTAGAACTGAAAATCCAAAACAAGTTGTAGAGCCTTTACCTTATTTAAAACAAGAAGGAAAAGGAAGTTATGATATTAATTTGCAAGTAGGCATCAAACCAGAAAATGGTGAAGAAACTGTGGTTGCAAAATCGAACTTTAAGTATATGTATTGGACTATGGCTCAGCAATTGGCACACCATACAGTAAATGGTTGCCCAGTAGAGGCTGGAGATATGATGGGTTCTGGAACAATTTCTGGCCCAACAAAAGACAGTTATGGTTCTATGTTAGAGTTAACTTGGAAAGGACAAAACCCAGTAAAATTAAAAGATGGAACAACGCGTAAATTTATCAATGATAATGATACTGTAATTATGCGTGCGCATTGTAAAAATGATAAAGTGCGTATTGGTTTTGGAGAATGTGTTGGGAAAGTTTTGCCTGCGAAATAA
- the glyA gene encoding serine hydroxymethyltransferase: MQIDNQIFDLIQEEKERQLNGLELIASENFVSDQVMQAQGSILTNKYAEGYPGKRYYGGCEIVDIVEQIAIDRAKELFGAEYVNVQPHSGSQANTAVFFACLKPGDKILGFDLSHGGHLTHGSPVNFSGKLYNPVFYGVDKETGILNYDKIQETATKEQPKLIIAGASAYSRDIDFERFRKIADSVGAILMADISHPAGLIAKGILNDPLPHCHIVTSTTHKTLRGPRGGIIMIGKDFENPFGETLKSGKPKMMSTLLNSAVFPGNQGGPLEHVIAAKAIAFGEALTDEFLEYQIQVKENAAAMAKEFVAKGYDIISGGTDNHCMLIDLRNKNISGKDAEIALGKADITVNKNMVPFDDKSPFVTSGIRIGTPAITTRGLKVADMKAVVDFIDEALQNADNEEALHEIGDRVADMMGSRRLFVM, from the coding sequence ATGCAAATAGATAATCAAATTTTTGACCTGATTCAGGAAGAGAAAGAAAGACAATTAAATGGTTTGGAATTAATAGCTTCAGAAAACTTTGTAAGTGATCAAGTTATGCAAGCTCAAGGTTCTATTTTAACCAATAAATATGCTGAAGGATATCCTGGAAAGCGTTATTATGGAGGTTGTGAAATTGTAGATATTGTAGAGCAAATTGCTATTGATAGAGCTAAAGAATTGTTTGGTGCTGAATATGTAAACGTGCAGCCACATTCTGGTTCTCAAGCAAATACAGCTGTATTTTTTGCTTGTTTAAAACCTGGAGATAAAATTTTAGGATTCGATTTGTCTCATGGTGGCCATTTAACACATGGTTCTCCAGTAAATTTTTCTGGTAAATTATACAATCCTGTTTTTTATGGAGTAGATAAAGAAACTGGTATTTTAAATTATGATAAAATTCAAGAAACGGCTACCAAAGAACAACCAAAATTAATTATTGCTGGTGCTTCTGCTTATTCTAGAGATATCGATTTTGAACGTTTTAGAAAAATTGCAGATTCAGTTGGCGCAATTTTAATGGCAGATATTTCTCATCCTGCAGGTTTAATTGCAAAAGGAATTTTAAATGATCCATTACCTCATTGTCATATTGTAACGTCTACAACACATAAAACGTTACGTGGACCAAGAGGAGGAATCATTATGATTGGTAAAGATTTTGAAAATCCGTTTGGAGAAACTTTAAAATCTGGCAAACCAAAAATGATGTCTACTTTGCTAAACTCTGCTGTTTTTCCTGGAAATCAAGGAGGTCCTTTAGAGCACGTTATTGCTGCAAAAGCCATTGCTTTTGGTGAGGCTTTAACAGATGAGTTTTTAGAATATCAAATTCAAGTAAAAGAAAATGCTGCTGCAATGGCTAAAGAATTTGTTGCTAAAGGTTATGATATTATTTCTGGAGGAACAGACAATCACTGTATGTTAATAGATTTAAGAAATAAAAATATCTCTGGTAAAGATGCAGAAATTGCACTAGGTAAAGCAGATATTACTGTAAATAAAAATATGGTTCCTTTTGATGATAAATCTCCTTTTGTTACTTCTGGAATTAGAATTGGAACACCTGCAATAACTACAAGAGGTTTAAAAGTTGCTGATATGAAAGCTGTCGTTGATTTTATTGATGAAGCTTTGCAAAATGCAGACAATGAAGAAGCTTTACATGAAATTGGTGATAGAGTTGCAGATATGATGGGTTCTCGCAGATTATTTGTAATGTAA
- a CDS encoding L-lactate permease: MNILFSILSLVPILVLLLISLLKGVKAGVYSGFIITTVLFFVWDSSFIAFPATLVSAFIDTISILMIIFGALLLHANMEQVGFIEEIKISLKKAHHDSSFQFYFLAFFLTAFFESVAGFGTPGAIVPLLLISLGFSPILSIVVVLLIDGLFAITGAVGTPVIAGFGDNLNLQPSQINHIYIYASCFMIISGAVILIFIKRFVVQENPKISAYGWRMYFSVTIPFVILSFFLQELTGIVAATVMGIIAYFFFFTNKNLVWKPWLPYAILMFLLLMPKIITPLQPLIAFKLSFNEIFNSSVSASFSPFRSPLFPFVFAAICTAILGKKRKMQLKPVFKKTLGVFFILFPSLCITQLMLSSGSEMPSMIDTMSILFAKTGSAYPLISPFIGVMGTFITGSTTVSNLIFGSVQYNTAESLSLSSEIILAMQLNGASLGNAICLFNIISAAAVAGVHQYTKILSKNIAPVLLATFVISVIGMIIINLIKISG, from the coding sequence ATGAATATTCTTTTTTCTATTTTATCATTAGTGCCTATTTTAGTACTGCTTTTAATTAGTTTACTCAAAGGTGTAAAAGCCGGTGTTTATTCTGGTTTTATTATAACAACCGTATTATTTTTTGTTTGGGATAGTTCTTTTATTGCTTTTCCTGCTACTTTGGTTTCTGCTTTTATCGATACTATTTCTATATTGATGATTATTTTTGGAGCTTTATTACTTCATGCTAATATGGAGCAAGTAGGTTTTATTGAAGAAATAAAAATCTCTTTAAAAAAAGCACACCATGACTCTAGTTTTCAATTTTACTTTTTAGCTTTTTTTTTAACGGCTTTTTTTGAAAGTGTTGCAGGTTTTGGAACTCCAGGGGCTATTGTACCTTTATTATTAATTTCTTTAGGCTTCTCTCCTATTTTATCTATTGTTGTTGTTTTATTAATTGATGGTTTATTTGCAATTACTGGCGCTGTTGGCACACCTGTTATTGCTGGTTTTGGAGATAATTTAAACTTACAACCTTCTCAAATTAATCATATTTATATATATGCTTCTTGTTTTATGATTATTTCTGGAGCAGTAATCCTTATTTTTATTAAGCGTTTTGTAGTGCAAGAAAATCCTAAAATTTCTGCATATGGTTGGAGAATGTACTTTAGTGTTACAATTCCTTTTGTAATTTTATCATTTTTTCTACAAGAATTAACAGGAATTGTGGCTGCAACAGTTATGGGAATAATTGCTTATTTCTTCTTTTTTACGAATAAAAATTTAGTTTGGAAACCATGGTTACCTTATGCAATTCTTATGTTTTTGCTATTAATGCCAAAAATCATAACACCTTTACAACCTTTAATAGCCTTTAAATTATCATTTAACGAAATTTTTAACTCATCTGTAAGCGCATCATTTTCACCTTTTAGATCGCCTCTTTTTCCTTTTGTATTTGCTGCTATTTGCACTGCTATTTTAGGTAAAAAACGTAAGATGCAGTTAAAACCTGTATTTAAAAAAACCTTAGGTGTGTTTTTTATTTTATTTCCATCTTTATGCATTACACAATTAATGTTATCTAGTGGTTCTGAAATGCCTTCTATGATTGATACAATGTCTATTTTATTTGCAAAAACAGGAAGTGCTTACCCTTTAATTAGTCCGTTTATTGGTGTAATGGGTACTTTTATTACAGGAAGCACAACAGTTTCCAACCTTATTTTTGGTTCAGTACAATATAATACAGCAGAAAGTTTAAGTTTATCTTCAGAAATTATATTAGCAATGCAATTAAATGGTGCTTCTTTGGGAAATGCTATTTGTTTATTTAATATTATTTCTGCTGCTGCAGTAGCAGGTGTTCATCAGTATACAAAAATATTAAGTAAAAATATTGCTCCAGTTTTATTGGCAACATTTGTAATATCTGTAATTGGTATGATCATAATAAACTTGATAAAAATTAGTGGTTAA
- a CDS encoding sodium:proton antiporter yields MDAYLIATILIFLSAIFGYINVRFLKMPNTIGLMIITIVFTLIILLISVFDTTLLDLEKSIISSIDFKTVLLDEMLSFLLFAGALHTNFEQLKIQRWPILLFSTLGVLTSTFLVGIVMFFLLQVLNFDVNFIYCLLFGALITPTDPIAVLGILKQANVPKKLETKIVGESLFNDGVGVVVFLTIFQIASSGVENTTVTDVLQLFGQEVLGGIALGAVLGWVSYKLLKTIDDYDIEVIITLAAVMGGTVIAHKLHLSAPLAMVTAGLIVGNDTVRSATMSENTEKYVDKFWELLDILLNAILFVLIGMEMLLLVFEGKYMIAGLIAIPVVLACRYISLFLPINIFKKKLDFVPKTNLIMTWGGLRGGISIALALGLTSDMHRDLFLVITYVVVVFSIIVQGLTVGSLVKRLKEIVK; encoded by the coding sequence ATGGATGCTTATTTAATTGCTACAATACTCATATTTTTATCTGCTATTTTTGGATATATTAATGTTCGTTTTCTAAAAATGCCCAATACGATTGGGTTGATGATTATAACCATCGTTTTTACGTTAATTATTTTATTGATAAGCGTTTTTGATACTACTTTACTAGATTTAGAAAAATCTATTATTTCAAGTATCGATTTTAAAACAGTTTTACTAGACGAAATGTTAAGTTTCCTTTTATTTGCAGGTGCTTTACATACCAATTTTGAACAGCTTAAAATTCAGCGTTGGCCAATTTTATTATTTTCTACATTAGGGGTTTTAACATCTACTTTTTTAGTTGGGATTGTTATGTTTTTTTTACTTCAAGTTTTAAATTTTGATGTCAATTTTATCTATTGTTTACTTTTTGGAGCCTTAATAACACCAACAGATCCTATTGCTGTATTAGGAATTTTAAAACAAGCAAATGTTCCTAAAAAATTAGAAACCAAAATTGTTGGTGAGTCTTTATTTAATGATGGAGTAGGAGTTGTTGTTTTTTTAACCATCTTTCAAATTGCAAGTTCGGGTGTTGAAAATACAACTGTAACAGATGTGTTACAATTATTTGGTCAAGAAGTTTTAGGTGGAATTGCTTTAGGTGCTGTTTTAGGTTGGGTTTCTTACAAGTTGTTAAAAACAATTGACGATTATGATATTGAAGTAATCATCACCTTAGCAGCTGTTATGGGTGGAACTGTAATTGCTCATAAGTTGCATTTATCTGCTCCTTTGGCAATGGTTACTGCTGGTTTAATTGTTGGGAACGATACTGTTAGATCTGCTACTATGTCAGAAAATACGGAAAAATATGTAGACAAATTTTGGGAATTATTAGACATTTTATTAAATGCTATTTTATTCGTTTTAATTGGTATGGAAATGCTTTTATTAGTTTTTGAAGGCAAATATATGATAGCTGGCCTTATTGCAATTCCTGTAGTGTTAGCTTGTAGATATATTTCTTTATTCTTACCCATAAATATCTTTAAAAAGAAATTGGATTTTGTACCAAAAACTAATTTAATTATGACTTGGGGTGGTTTAAGAGGTGGAATTTCTATTGCTTTGGCTTTAGGATTAACCTCAGATATGCACAGAGATTTATTTTTGGTAATTACCTACGTAGTTGTTGTTTTTTCTATTATAGTACAAGGTTTAACTGTAGGATCTTTAGTAAAAAGATTAAAAGAAATTGTAAAATAA
- a CDS encoding CsbD family protein yields the protein MNKDTNEGTWKQIKGEFKETYGEIANDESAEAEGKKDKMFGEIQEKYGKTKDEIAEAVKNW from the coding sequence ATGAATAAGGACACAAACGAAGGAACTTGGAAACAAATTAAAGGTGAGTTTAAAGAAACTTACGGAGAAATTGCAAATGACGAATCTGCAGAAGCAGAAGGAAAAAAAGATAAAATGTTTGGAGAAATCCAAGAAAAATATGGTAAAACCAAAGATGAAATTGCAGAAGCAGTTAAAAATTGGTAA